Below is a genomic region from Falco naumanni isolate bFalNau1 chromosome 2, bFalNau1.pat, whole genome shotgun sequence.
TCCCTGTAAtgcattatttgcatttttttcaagagtGGAAAATTGAGTTGAACAAATCTGTAGTAAGACAGaacaaattttcaaaaatagtaAGACCCCATCCTCCAAAGAAACCCCAACCAAAGGCACTTGCTTAATAGGCCAGGTGCCATTACTTTGTGCGTATTATGACTTTACGTCAGCAGCAGTTCATGCAGCTTGTCAGCGACCGCCTGTGCCATTGCTGCGTGAGAATATAGCAAGTCTCACGCTGATCTCTCCCCTAATTTTTGTGAATAAGTACTGAACTTGGCCAGCTGCCCTGAGGGCAATACCTTCAGTATCCTGTTAAGCAAGTGGGTCCCTTTGTCCAGCTCAGaggatgcatttttttcacttcttcacAGCTGTTTTGGCACTGGGTTGGCACAGCGGGACTAGCCGAAGTGCTGGCTTGTAGATCACAGCTGTAGGTGAGACGGGACTGGCAGGAAGCTCGCCAGCTGTGTGGGACTGCTTTGTCGAGGCCACGTTTATCCagtgggcaggggctggcatcTCTGCTGCACAGCACCAACCTCCGGAAAGCTGCCTTGCCTCTGGAACAGCTCAAAACACCTCACCACTGCTACGGTGTGACACCAGGAGCGGAAAGCAGGGTGCAAGAGGCCCCTTCGGGCCCACCGCTGCCCCACTGCCCGCAGGCCTCTagcagcccctctgctccgccTCTGGGCCTCCTGGGGGTCTCAAGTGCCACCCACCCTCATCACTGCCCCCTCAAGCTTCAGCGCTCCCTCCCCTGTCCCAGCACAcacccaccctgctgctcccactgccCCCAGGACAAGCACTTCATCCTGCCGCAGGGCACTtccacccccagcccttccccagccctggggggctgctgggaggctgAGCACAGCCTTTACTTCTGCACCTCCGCCCCCCCAGGCAGGACGCGTGgcccacagccctgggctggccCTGGTGGGGAAAGTACTTGCAGCCTGAAGCACCAGACAAAGCACAGGACTAAACAGTCTcccctgctggggctgctgcttgttattaaaaacattcaaaaaaactCGGTGGCTGGTTAACAGGTTTCAGTAACGAAACTGAAATGAGCTAGCACTACCAATTCCACACCCCACCCCTGCAAGAACAGTATCCATCCAAAATTAAGTCAAACTCAGTTCTTGGCCAAGGACCAACAGGGAGAAACAGGCAGTTCACACCCCTTCACAAGCCTGGTGAGGATTATCTAAACAGAAGACAGAGGCACagaactttaagaaaaaaaatccatgttcAAATGTTAACCAGGAAGCATATCCAGCTGGCCATGCCTAGGTGTGACCTCCTGTCCTGTTACAAACGTTTTTGTATGCAGTTGGAAGTTAACAACACCTTAGCCTCTCACTAACAAGCTTTTCCAGGGTAATTTTAGTTTCTCTCTCCAGCAATACTGATGTGGAAGTCAACTGGGCCTGACATGGCGTTTGCTGCTGAGACACACTGATGACACAACTGTCTTAACAGCCGTTGTTGTACTTCTAAAAGCATCTACCAGCTACAGTTCCAGTGTCAACACCTTCCACATACAgaaacagcacaggcagcagcaggactgttGCTCCACTATCCTGACAGTACAGAGTGTTAAGATTTCTCTGGAGACTTACAGAACCTCAGCAGCAGTGACCCCATTTATCAGCTTCTAGagcatttttctccatttccttcaGAGCAATGTTCACCTGCCTTCAGGATGAGTTAAGAGTTTTCAAGCTGTGTCATGAAGTGTTCGGTGAGAACTAAGTGGAACTTGCCGCAGCTTCATCACCTTCCTccctcagtgctgtgcttcCCAAATCAAAATACTTTACACCATCTATTCAAGAAGAAGTATTTTATTGTTTCCATCTGACAGGTTTCACTGTGAGTGACTAGGACAGCTTGCTAGATAGTCTCTTTCATGATTTTGGTGAGTTTCTGGATCTTTGACCTTGTTGACATGTCCACGTACTTCTCCCCAATATTGACAATCATGCCACCAAGGATCGACGGATCAATCTAAAGAAGAAACATTGAACAGAAATTCTATTAGCAAAAATTTGGTAGCCTAGTATACAATTTTTACActagtgaaaaaagaaaaaaagctttcaaaagagCCTTTTTTATGGTAACTTTGCAGTCCCTGTATTCCAATTTTATTAACTccaattttattaattaaagcagcaccaggtctACAAGAAAGCACAGAACCATGTAATACAGCAACTGGattcagtaaaataatttaaaaagcgCAGCTTAACAGGAACTTGATAAAATTTGTTTACGAATCAAAAATCCAGACCTTGGCTTCCAGCTTCAAGACCTCGCCCTTAGCCAAGAATCCATTCAGAGCACTTTTTAGCTCAGTAAGGCTGGCGTCATCCAAGGGCTGAAAAATATGAACAGAAGACAAGGAAAATTAAGGACttgaaaataatcaaatgaTATAATGAAACCCCAGATTTTTTACTCAGATTCTTCTAAAGACAGACACTTCCACCAGCAAGGCAGTTTAAGCTGCCTTCTTGAACAGGAATAATCAGaggacagcacagaaacagcactcACTTTGTGCCCTCCTAATTTCATGAAACATTGTGTTATTTGTGCACATATTCCCAGCAAAAGCTTGATGCTGACATCTTCAGATGGCAAGCGTCAGGAATCCATACTTGCCAAAGTAAGCAAGCACTTGATGGAAAACCTTGAGATCTGCCTTACAGCAGTGTTCAGGCTATACAAGGAAAGTTTAATTTTGCTGCTTCTAACAATTGAGATAATCAGCTTGAGAAGAAGCATGGTTTCACGTAAAGCCCTGGGCGGTGACTGAGGATGCTGGCAGtgagctcccagccctgctgcaggcttgCAGAATGCTCCTGGCTAAGTACATGTCTCCATCACCATGGAAGAACTCTGCATCCCTGTGGGAGAGACACTGTGAATCTGTCCTTGCCTCCCCTACAAGTCGCTCAGATACCActgagacagaaacaaacaggACTTCACTGAAAAGTACTGGCTTTGTGTTACTGGCAATTTACATAGTTTCTATTTAATAGCTAACAGTTTGAGCGCCAAAAGAaactaacaacaacaacaaagcagcaggaaagtAACTttacatatgaaatatttaggaTAGCTTGTGGAAAGGTTTGCACTGGCCTGCGAGTCCACATGTCCCTGAAGGCTACCGCGTAGACGGACAACCTGTGCTTATGGCCTGAAGGGAGCCCGTTAATCTGAAGTGGATCAGTCTCTCTATTTCGTCCAGGTAGGTAGCTCACTGTATCCCTACCCAAGGGCTATAGACTTACATCACACACCTAGCTGCCCAGCTTCCCACCCTAGCAGACCTGGGCATGGATCCGTTAACGAAGATGTTACTGAAGTGTCAAAACCACTGTGCCTCCAGCCTGTTATTTACAACTAAGAGATACCATCTTCCCTCTTGCTTTCCTGAGCAGCACCAGCCAGACTTGCCTTGCCTGCtacttttgaaaaagtattCCTACAGTTTCGGAGTTAGCTGCTTGTCCTGATCACTGCAGGTGGTGAATCAGGTAGCTGCTCCCTGTGAAGCACAGCACCAAGCACCACAGGCATTCTCAGTCCTATCAGATATCTGCCTTGCTCGAAATAATAGCTGATCTGTTAATTCTGACCTGATCTGTATGATCCTGATGACAGAAATAAGAATGCGGGCAGCTCAATCTGCAGACGAAGCTGACTTTTATCAGCCACTGGGTTCAcacacaggaaggaaaaatgtaagCTGTTAAGACTTAAATTGGAGGAACAGGTTTAATTTTTGACCAGTAATTGCTGGATATCAAAAAGCTATTTGCAGGAAAATGTAAATCTCGGTAGAGAGGAGATATTTCCTCACTACTCatacagcaaatatttaaacTAGAGAGAGCAAAATTAAGCTAAAGAAGTTCGCCTTTTATACTGCTACCCATTAAGCTCGGTCGAGAGGTTCCTAACTCACCTGTGCAGTGGTGACTGTGCACAGCACTTCTCCACGGTATGCGCTCATGATCTTTCCAAACGCAGAAACAATCTCTGGTGTGTAACGCAAGCGACCGTTTTCAGCAAGCAAATCTGGAAGATGCAGATACATTGAAAGGGTTTAAAGCTCCCACCCCGAGCAGATTTGGTTAGCTAACAGTAGTAAAGAGTAGCTTTaggtgtttttctgaagtcaaaTGGTTACTCACTCATCAGGTTGACAATAATAGGGGACATCTTCTCTTTCGCTATGGCATCGTTCACAGCTTTTTGTTTAACTGTGCTCTTGGTGTGAGGGTTCATAACAACACTGGATAGCTTGGGGTCCTTCAAGAGGGTCTAAGAGGATACACAAAGGCGATAAAGGCCAGGAGTTTTCCAGGCATTACAAGGTCTAACGGGACTACCCAAAGCAGGCGACATGGTCGTCCCTTGAGTAAGAACGAGGCCTGAAGCTGATGGGAAGTGAAATGGCAGCTCCAGGTGTAGCTCATTCACAGTGTATCTCCTTTAGAGCTCGCACTCCTCCCCAACAGTTCCCAAGCAGCTTAAGGCTGTAAGTGGGAGTCACGGCCCCCGGGAGCCGAGCCCACGCCCTCCCGACAAGCGGCTGCAGGGAACCCCGCTGCTCCCACCGCCGGGCGAGCCGGGAGGGCCGCAGGCCGCACGCCGCCTTACCCACACTCggctcagctccttctccacctgctccagcttcTTCTGCTTGCTGGCGGCCGAGTACAGCGCGGTGGCGTAGCGCCCCTCCAGCCCGTACACCTGGAtcgggggctgggggcgagAAAGCGGGGGGGGAACTGAGCGCggcccccagctgggcagccggcggcagcccccaccccccgctgcCGGCGGCTGCCCCCGCCAACCCCCCCCGCtgccggcggccccgccggcgccccccgcccccctcacCTTGACCAGTTTGGAGAGCGGCCTCGCCGCCGACGTGCTGAGCTGCCGCACCTGCGGGGCGCATAACGGCCGCCGTCGGCGCGCGCCTCGGGGACAGGGGCGCGCGCCGGCGGGGGGAGGTTCGAGACACCGACCCCCCCGTGCCCCGCGCGGGCCCCgaagccgccgccgccgccccccccgcaACTTCACCTTCAGGGagagccccgccgccgccgccatcttccCCGGCCGCCGCTCGAGGTCACCGCCGAGCCCGCTGCCGAGGCGCGGCAGTGCGCAGGCGCgcccgccccctgcccgccgggCCGTCCCGCCGCGGGGCACGCTGGGAAGGGCCGGCCTCCggcgccagccccgccgcctGCCGGGGGCTGTAGTTCTGGAGCGCGGCCCGGGCGGGCTCCGCCTCCCCCTGCCCGAGCAGCCTCGCCGGGCGCTGCCGCTAGTTGGGGCGATAACCGGAGCGCCGAGGCGCCCCAGCCGCCCGGCCAGACCGAGAGAGGAGGCCGGGCCCCGTCGGCGGGCGGTTGTGCCGCCCGTGCTGCTTCCGtgggcgcgggcgggcgggcagccctcgggggagggaaagggaggggcCCCTGTGGCACCCCTGCCCCGCAGGGGCCGAAGTTCCAGTTGCCGGGCCCCCCCTCCTTGCCCCTCCGCACATCATGGTGTTGCAGGTGGCTCCGCCAGGCGCTGCGGAGAGGCGCAGAGTGCCCGGGGCCATGGCTCCCTCGGGTTCGTGGCGGAGTGTGCCCGGGGCCATGGCTCCCTCGGGTTCGTGGCGGCCCCGGCTGCCCTGCACACACGCAGCGTTACACCCGGCGCCGCAGCTCGCCGCGCCCGTGTCTGTGTCTCTGAAGGTGgagggcacagggcagggaagcGAGCTCTGGGTGACAGGCCGCTTGGCAGCCATGCAGCTCCTGTAGCAGGGTGCAGCGACCCCTCCACCCCTTCTCACGTTCTTTAAGGGCCTGTAACTCGCACACCCCCGCACATCCCTCTGTTCAGATGCACCAGAAAAGCAAGTGACACATGAGCTCAACAGAAAACGTCAGCTGTGCTTTCCTCTGAGACATTTCTGCTGCCCCCTTAACACAGTGAAACTACTTCTGAAACACAATGAGCTATTTCCTCCTCTTAGATAAACTAGATCCAAATGTCTCCTGGGGCAAAGACACCATCTTCCAGGTAAAGCATAGGGTAGGCGGCTTCGACTTTGTCAGTCTTTGCTTGACCTTGAGCAATTCACTCAGGTCCTGCCTACTACTGAACTATCTTGAATGGTTAAACTCTTTCTCTCCCTAATCCTTCCGTCTGTTCTGCAAGAGAAGGTAAAGTGCCTGcctgctttgcagagctgttaCCAAGTCTGAGCAGCTCAGGTGAGCGCCGCtatgaaaacacaaagcacGGCGTCAGTAAAAAGCGTGCTGCATGAGGTCCGCAGGGCAGACTTCAGACACTAGATGCTGCTGTTGCTACAAGGGAGAGCTTCAGCTACG
It encodes:
- the ATP5PO gene encoding ATP synthase subunit O, mitochondrial — encoded protein: MAAAAGLSLKVRQLSTSAARPLSKLVKPPIQVYGLEGRYATALYSAASKQKKLEQVEKELSRVWTLLKDPKLSSVVMNPHTKSTVKQKAVNDAIAKEKMSPIIVNLMNLLAENGRLRYTPEIVSAFGKIMSAYRGEVLCTVTTAQPLDDASLTELKSALNGFLAKGEVLKLEAKIDPSILGGMIVNIGEKYVDMSTRSKIQKLTKIMKETI